A genomic window from Pseudocitrobacter corydidari includes:
- the glpD gene encoding glycerol-3-phosphate dehydrogenase has protein sequence METKDLIVIGGGINGAGIAADAAGRGLSVLMLEAQDLACATSSASSKLIHGGLRYLEHYEFRLVSEALAEREVLLKMAPHIAFPMRFRLPHRPHLRPAWMIRIGLFMYDHLGKRTSLPGSTGLRFGAESVLKPEIVRGFEYSDCWVDDARLVLANAQMVERKGGEVLTRTRATSARRENGLWIVEAEDIDTGKKYTWQARGLVNATGPWVKQFFDDGMHLPSPYGIRLIKGSHIVVPRVHTQKQAYILQNEDKRIVFVIPWMDEFSIIGTTDQEYHGDPKNVEIDEGEISYLLKVYNAHFKKQLGRDDIVWTYSGVRPLCDDESDSPQAITRDYTLDVHDVDNQAPLLSVFGGKLTTYRKLAEHALEKLAPYYKNIGPAWTKGATLPGGDINGDRDDYAATLRRRYPFISEPLARHFARTYGSNSELLLGQAKSVADLGEDFGHEFYEAELRYLVEHEWVRRADDALWRRTKQGMWLNAEQQSRVAQWLLQNAGKRELSLAS, from the coding sequence ATGGAAACCAAAGATCTGATTGTGATAGGTGGCGGGATCAACGGCGCAGGGATCGCAGCGGATGCCGCCGGGCGCGGATTATCCGTTTTGATGCTGGAAGCGCAGGATCTGGCGTGCGCCACCTCCAGCGCCAGTTCTAAGCTCATCCACGGCGGCCTGCGCTACCTTGAACACTATGAATTCCGCCTGGTGAGCGAAGCGCTCGCCGAGCGTGAAGTGCTGTTAAAAATGGCACCGCATATCGCCTTCCCGATGCGTTTTCGTCTGCCGCATCGCCCGCATCTGCGTCCGGCGTGGATGATCCGAATTGGTCTGTTTATGTACGATCATCTGGGCAAACGCACCAGTCTGCCGGGGTCTACCGGTTTGCGTTTTGGCGCAGAATCGGTCCTCAAACCGGAAATCGTGCGCGGATTCGAATATTCCGACTGCTGGGTTGACGATGCTCGCTTAGTATTAGCCAACGCGCAAATGGTTGAGCGAAAAGGTGGTGAAGTACTGACCCGCACGCGCGCTACCTCCGCTCGCCGTGAGAATGGCCTGTGGATTGTGGAAGCGGAAGACATCGATACCGGCAAAAAATATACCTGGCAGGCGCGTGGCCTGGTCAACGCCACCGGCCCGTGGGTGAAGCAGTTCTTCGATGACGGCATGCATCTGCCCTCGCCTTACGGCATCCGCCTGATCAAAGGCAGCCACATTGTGGTGCCGCGCGTGCACACGCAGAAGCAGGCCTACATCCTGCAAAACGAAGATAAGCGAATTGTGTTCGTCATTCCGTGGATGGATGAGTTTTCGATTATCGGTACCACCGACCAGGAGTATCACGGCGATCCGAAAAATGTCGAAATCGACGAAGGGGAAATCAGCTATCTGCTGAAAGTGTACAACGCGCACTTCAAAAAACAGCTGGGGCGCGACGACATCGTCTGGACTTACTCCGGCGTACGTCCGCTGTGCGATGATGAATCAGACTCACCGCAGGCCATTACCCGCGACTACACGCTGGACGTACACGACGTCGATAACCAGGCGCCGCTGCTGTCAGTGTTCGGCGGGAAGCTCACCACCTATCGCAAGCTGGCCGAGCACGCGCTGGAGAAACTGGCACCGTATTACAAAAATATCGGCCCGGCATGGACCAAAGGCGCAACGCTGCCCGGCGGTGACATCAACGGTGACCGTGATGACTACGCGGCGACTCTGCGCCGCCGCTATCCGTTTATCAGCGAACCGCTGGCGCGACATTTCGCCCGCACCTACGGCAGCAATAGCGAACTGTTGCTGGGTCAGGCCAAAAGTGTGGCGGATTTAGGCGAAGATTTCGGTCATGAGTTTTATGAAGCTGAACTGCGTTACCTGGTTGAGCACGAGTGGGTTCGCCGCGCCGATGACGCCCTGTGGCGCAGAACCAAGCAGGGAATGTGGCTGAACGCCGAACAGCAGTCGCGCGTGGCGCAATGGCTGCTGCAAAACGCGGGAAAGCGTGAACTGTCGCTGGCCTCTTGA